The region CGATATCAGTACATATATTGTATGTATCTTCCACTTTAGATGTATTATCCCGGCTACCTGTAAAAGCCAGGGCCAGAGCTTCCAGAAGAAATTTCTCACCAAACCCGAGTCTCAGATTTCCCTGTGCAATACGCATTATATACCGGGATTCCAAAGGCCTGGCCTTTGACAGAACTTCTGCGAGTAAGTTTATCTTTCTTTTTTGACTGCCCTTTCCCGAAATGTCCCTTATCTGCACAAAATGTTGAAAAACATAATTGAGTGTAAGTGAACTTCGCTGTCTCTCATTAAGAGCAGAAGCCACATCTCCCAGATCCCCTTGATTCCCAAATGCTATCTCTACTTTTTCCTTATCCACATTATAGGCCCGGGAGATGGCTTGTATACCGTATTTATCTCCAATTCCCAGGTCGATTTTTTCAAAACGGGGACCGATTGTACCCAGTGCAAGATATGCAGTTATTTTCACTTCTGCCGGCTCAAGACTTTGAAAATGCTCCGCCAGCAATTCAATTATTTTCATATGAGATGTGGAATTGTCTAGTTCTTCATAAAGTTCCACAAGTTTGCGAAATGATGCCATGCCCCACCTCAAAAAATCCTGTATAATCCTTGTGTTTACTACCAGAAATAGTTTTAGATGGTCTCATAGGCGATAATTTTAACAACCATCAAAAAAGAATGATGTATGGAAGGTATGGGGATAATTTATAACTGCGGTGGAAGTAATTATTTCATTCTGGTTTAACCGCAGGTGTCAGAAAGCATAATAGTCTATTCGCATGCCTTTCATTTAATAGGAGTGGGAAACATGAATGGAAGTGCACCTAAATTTTTATCAGCAAGTACTATCGAAAAAGACAAAGTCGAAGACCTAAATGGTGAAGATATTGGCCATATAGAAGAACTGATGATTGATCTTGACTTTGGTACGGTTGCCTATGCAGCCCTTTCCTTCAAGGACAAGTTATTTGCAGTTCCCTGGGAAGCATTGTCTCTGAAAGAAGGAGAGCATAGGTTTGTATTTCATCACGACAGGTCTCTGCTTGAAGAGTCGGAAGGATTTGACAGAGATAATTGGCCTCTGTCCAATGAGCGCAAATGGCTGACAGATGTCTATTCAAAATATGGATTTGCTCCTTACTGGGAGAAATAATCTCCCAGTTAAGGTTTGTACTGGATAGTATTTCTCACACTACACTTTGTTTTCCTATCAGAAGATCAGTGTACCAATAATACGTGCAATACGATAAGTTTCTTACAAACAAAAAACAGCGTAAGCTCTGGCCTTTTGCATAGCATTGAATGAATTGTTAGTATAACTATATTTTTATTCAGAAAAAGCAAACTTTAGAATAATACATACATATAATTTAAGGAAAGTATGAGATAGTGGGAACATCACCGCTATAATGTTCCCACTTTCGTACCACCACTCAATTCAGCCGCTCCTTCTCTAAAAACGATCGGCTTCACATATAGAGAGTTACATACCCACTACTCTCCTTATTATATGATGTGAATCCATCAATAAATAAATTATGGACCATATTTATTAGAATGTTATTCTTTGGACAGCGAATGCTACTGAAAATTGTTTTTCAAATTCAGTCAGTCCTTGATTAAATATTCCATAAACCAATTTCCTGCAACCTTAGCTACCTCTTCCAGTGCTCCTTGTTCCTCGAAAAGATGAGTAGCTCCAGGGATTATCTGGAGTTCTTTCTTGCAGTTTAACATTTTTAATGCCTCACGATTCATATCTATAACCTGATAATCTTTCCCTCCAACTATCAGAAGGGTAGGTGTTTCTACATCCGGAAGTGCCTTTTCTGCCAGATCAGGTCTGCCCCCTCTGGAAACCACTGCACCAATTTTGTCTGAACGTTTACTGGCTGCACTAAGGGCAGCTGCAGCACCTGTACTGGCTCCAAAGTAACCGATATTCAAATTTTTGGTAGCCGGGTTTTGGAGGACCCAATCAGTGGTTCCTATAAGACGTTCAGAAAGAAGATCTATATCGAATCTCAAATGTGCAGTAACATTGTCGATTTCTTCCTCTTCTGGAGTTAATAGGTCAAAAAGAAGTGTGGCCATTTTGTTCTGCCGCAGCATTTTTGCAACAGTTTTGTTACGTATACTATGCCGACTACTTCCACTACCATGGGCAAATATCACAATTCCCTCAGCACCTTCAGGTATTTCCAAATCACCCTCAAGGATAAAAGAATCCATCTGGATACGTACAGTTTCCTGGATTTCATTAACAACCATATTTAGTCCTCCTCTGATTTTTGTAATGCCATACTTTTTTCCAGCATATCACAGACTTCCTCATCGGTTACCTGCCTGAACTCCTCATACCAGGCACCTACACCATAGAAAGGTTCCGGAGTGGCGCCACAAATTATATCGTCAACTTCCCTTTCAAAAGTCTTACATGTATCTAAGGAGGCAACAGGCACAGCAATTACTATCTTTGATGGGTTTTTGGAACGCAATGCTTTAACCGCAGCTAGCATAGTGGCCCCCGTAGCCAAGCCATCATCAATCAGAATCACAGTACGATCCTTTACTTCTGGACGTTTACGGTCTCCCCTGTATAACCGTTCTCTTCTTTGAAGTTCTCCACGTTCATCAGCTGCAACTTTGGCAATCGTTCTATCGGAGATACCAAAAGACCTGATTATATCCTGATTCAGTACACGGATATCTTCAGAAGCAATAGCGCCCATTGCCAGTTCTTTATTCTCCGGGACTCCGAGTTTCCGAACCAGGAATATATCCATAGGTACATTCAGTTGTTTTGCAATTTCATATGCAACCGGAACTCCACCCCTGGGAAGAGCAAGCAAAATAACGTCCCTTCTGTTTGCATACTCACTTAATTCACCAGCCAGTTTGCGCCCGGCATCCACCCTATTCTTGAATATCTGCATGATCTACCCTCAACTCCCATATTGATGTGGGTGACACAGCTATTTAGGAATTGTCCATCAATAGATTACCTGTAATAATTATAAATGCAAATATTTTGAAATTGGAATTCATAACTTTTTGCAGTATGGCTTGCAACGCGATTTCTGCTAACATTAGCCCAAATATACCAGCTTTTACTTGTACAATAGAACAAAACTTAAAATTGCAGATTTATGCTATTTTAACTGATAATTAGCAGCAACAACTTACAGCAAAAGCAGAGATATTATCAGTAGCATCTAGTATCCCTAATTCGATTAAAACAATCACACAAAACTATATGCGGAAAATATGTGTCTATCATTAAAAAACGACAGGCAGCATCATTCCTGAATAAAAAAGAAAAAGATTTTTAAAAATAAAACAATTATGCCAGAGAATTATTCTTATCTGCTATTTCATCGTTTAGTGGATTAAGTTCATCGTGATATGATTCTATATAATTAGAAACCTCTTCTGCTTCTGGATATCTGGCAATATGATAGATAGCATCCCCTTCATGAACCAACGGCAGATTTGTCTTTCCGATTACAATCCCAAAAACTGAACTCATAACTTTTGTTTCAAACTCACCCAGAGGGTCACCTACATATGCCAATAAGTCTCCTTTTTTAACCAACGCCCCCAGAGGAGAAATCGAACGTAATATTCCGCTTTTAGGAGATCGAATCCATTGAGTTGATTTGGAAATGACAGTCTCGTAACCTTTCCTTTTTCTGGCCTTTGTCCTCATACCTAAATGATGCATAACTCCAAGTACACCCCTTACACCTGCTCGAATTGCAACCTCATCAAAACGAAGGGCTTCACCTGCTTCATATAATAGAAATGGTATATTTTTCTCACGGGCGGCTTCACGCAATGAGCCATCACGCAGTTCAGTATTAATTATGACCGGGACGCCAAAAGCACGGGCTAAAGATTCTGTTTCTGTATCATCTACCAGGCATGCACGTATCTGAGGTAAATTATTCCGGGCAACAGCTCCCGTATGAAGATCGATTATATGACTGCAATGCTCTACTATTTCTATCATCAAGATGTTTGCCAGTCTGGATGCCATTGAACCTTTTTTAGAACCCGGAAAAGAGCGGTTCAAATCCCGCCTATCCGGTAAATAACGAGACTGGGAGACAAAACCAAATACATTTACAATTGGTATGGTAATAAGAGTGCCTTTGATATTATTGATTGTCTTATGTGCAAGGACACGACGAATAATTTCTACACCATTAATCTCATCCCCGTGAATAGCAGCACACACGAGTAGGCAGGGCCCGGGTTTGCGTCCATGTATAACATGAACTGGCATTGAAGCCGATGTATGGGTATAAAAGCTGGGAATCGGCAATTCGATGGATTTCCTTGTTCCTGGCTGGATCGTATACCCTGCTATTGTTATTGGTGGTTGCATCGATTAACCTTTTCCTCTAGTTCTAGTCTTACCAAATTTACTGTTTTTCTCAATATAGTCTATTACCATGCCTGCGATATCTTTACCAGTAGTCGATTCTATACCTTCCAAACCGGGACTGGAGTTTACTTCCATCACCACAGGGCCGTGATTGGAACGTAAAAGATCAACACCTGCAACATTAAGCCCCATTATTTTTGCAGCACGCACAGCAGTAGAACGTTCTTCAGGTGTGATCCTTATAGAAGTTGCCGTTCCACCCCTGTGAATGTTTGAACGGAATTCACCTTTTGGCCCCTGTCTTTTCATGGATGCCACAACCTTACCCCCAATAACAAAACAGCGTATATCAACTCCCTTGGATTCCTTTATGTATTCCTGCACCAGGATATTTGCATTTACACCCATAAATCCTTCAATAATACTTTCTGCGGCTTTTTGTGTTTCTGCAAGTACTACACCTATACCCTGTGTACCTTCAAGAATCTTAACAACAAGTGGAGCGCCACCAACCATCTTCACCATATCTTTTACATCATCGGGTTTGCTTGCATACACAGTCACAGGCAAACCTATACCCCTGCGGGAGAGTAACTGTAAAGAGCGTAATTTATCCCTGGAACGGGTAAGCGCAACTGATTCATTCAAAGGAAAAACACCCATCATTTCAAATTGTCGCAAAACTGCAGCACCATAGAATGTAACAGATGCACCTATACGGGGAATTACCGCATCAAAATCGTTCAATTCTTCACCTTTATAGTGAATGGAAGGTTTGTGAGAAGTAATATTCATGTAAGCACGCAATACATCTATAACCTGAATTTCGTGCCCTTTCTCTTCTGCTGCTTCAATTAAGCGACGAGTTGAATAAAGTTTCTTATTCCTTGACAATAAAGCAATTTTCATTCGTTTACCTCAGGTTTTAGCCCATATAATTCATATAATGATCTTTTATCCAGTTTTCCACACATAAATGATGCAGTCGGATTTACCATTACTCTATTCTTAAGTGCATTACGCCCCAGTAACATCTTGAAACGCATAGTATCCCTGCCAGTAAGCGTTAGTTCAATGGGGTATATACAAGTGTCAAAAACAACAGGTGTTTCGATGACATAACGCATCTCCTTATGACCACCAGAATCGGTCACCTGACGTCTATCCTTTAAAGGCGTTTTGCATTCGACATAGAAATTCAGGTTTTTTTGAATGGGGTGAACCAGAAATCGGACCATATCAATATTGTTCTCTCTGTAAAGCTCGATATCAAACGCATGTAATGCAGATGTTCTGGCACCTGTGTCGACTTTCGCTTTTATGGCATGCAGTCCTAATTCGGGTAGTGCAACCCACTCTCTCCATCCAAGCATTAAAGCCTGTTCTTTTTTATTCATAAGACATCTTCGCGGTGAAATTTTTTCGACCTATCATTCTATGGAAAAGGATCTACTCCTTAACAAAAATTATTTTTACACAGATCATATATCAATTTCTATAATTTTGAGATGCAAATCCAATTTGGAGTATATATATGTTTTTACAGGTGCATTTATTGATTTGAATATACACTTAATTCAAAATGTTTAATAAAACAGGCGATGTCAGATATTGCAAAAAATCAGATTGTGGATAGAGTGGTAGTACGAGATAAAAGTTACTTTTCGTTTTGTTTATCGCCAATTGTGATATATCTATTGGAAATCGTGCCTCTAAGGAATCATAAGCCTGTACTTTATCTTATTGAAAGCATAGTAGCAGGATATTCACAAAATAGCAATTGTTTCAAAGACACAGGAGAAGAATAAGCCCCAATTGCACTATAATCCAATGAATTGTTCATGAATAATATTGTTCATAATTAATGAATCCAGATTTTTTTATATAGATGCGAATCCTAGTGTATATTATAGGAATTATATGTGGAAAATCATGATCCAAAAAAGCAAAAGCTCCGGAAAGGGCACTTTTAAAAGCCATCCAGCATGTTATCTTACAGCAAAAGCAGGAATATTGTCAGTAATATCCATATTTTTCTGGCACATATTTACACATACAGGTGCTAAAATGGTCCATACTTTACAAGCTGCTGGTATCATGATAGAGCCCGCCATGTTTGGTGAACTGTTTCAGTATCCGATATACGCAGCAATAGGACTCTGTGCATGGGCAATGATTATAATTGCACTGGCAGCCACACCAATAATATTCAATAGTCGTTTATTCTCATACAGGAAAAATATTCCTATCATTCATCCCGGAAATTAAGCCAATCTCCAGGAAATATGGGTATCATATTTTTGACGAAAATTTTCCATATTGCCTTTTTTATGATCAAAATCACTTTCACTGAATTTCATAGTGAATGTACGATCCCATAATCACTCAATGAAGACTGAAAAGTGGTGAAATTGAGTGTTAACTAAATCCAACCAATGTTTTCCGCTAACTTCATCAGGAAAACCGATGGAACATAATCAAAATTAACCTGAGTGGTATTGAAATATTAAACTACAGAACAGAAATAAAAATAGGGATTTGGGAAAGTACCCAAATCTTTTTTTGAATGAACAGAAGATTTAAACTACTTCACCGAATGCGAATTTACGCATTACTTTGGTGACTTTAACAGTAACTTCATCGCCGACTTCGGTGTTTGGAACAAAGATGACAAAGCCGCTAACTCTTGCGATGCCGTCTCCTTCTCTTGCGATATCTTCGATGGTCACTTCATAACTTTCGCCAGCTTCTACTGGTGCACTTGAATCCATATTGTTAAACAAATATTACACGTCCTTTCTAATGAAGCTTAAAACAGATAAATAACTAGTTGGAAAACATAGGAGAATAGTAAATACGGTAAAAGTAAAAACGTATAAACCTAATATTTATCTCAGTAGCCTTAATCCATTGAAAGCAATTCTTAGTACGAGGTTATGGTATATATACCTTTTGAATAGGGAGGTGTGAAAATAAAACCTCCCTGTGGCAGGATTATTTCTTCTCTTCCGACAACAGAATTTTCACAAGGGCAGCTGCAACATCTACTGAAGCATAATCTTCTTCCAGTAAGTTTTCGACCCAGTGCTCATAATTGCCAATGTGTCCATAATCAATAATCTTCTTGACGTTTTGTGACAGCATTTCTGCTCTGATATCTTCAACATCACTCTGGGAAGGAACATTTTTCCTTACGATCTTCACATTTGTGTGTTTCTGTATAGTTTTGATCTTACGAATGTCCTTACCAAAAGCAAAGGTGATTGCAACTCCCTCTTTGCCTGCCCTACCGGTTCTGCCTATCCTGTGGACATATGATTCCTCATCCTGGGGAATGTCATAGTTGAAAACAGCCTCAATACTCTCCACATCGATACCACGGGCAGCAACATCAGTTGCAACGAGTGTCTCAATTTCCCCTTTCCTGAAATTGGACATAACACGTTCCCTTTGTGCTTGCCTCATATCACCATGCATGCCATCTACAAGATAACCTCGTGCCTTGAGGGTTTCAACCTGTTTATCGACATTTTTCTTGGTATTACAGAAAACAAGAGATGACTTGAAATTGTAAATATCTATTAAACGGCACAAAACTTCGGTCTTTGCATTGTCTTTGACTTCAAAATAGTATTGTTCAATCTGGGGGACCGTGAGTTTCTTATGAACCGTCTTTACCATCTGGGGATTTTGCTGGTATTTCTTTGTGAGTTTAATGATTGGCTTGGGCATTGTGGCAGAAAATAGAACTGTCTGTTTCTTACCGGGAGCACGACTGAGAATGAATTCAATGTCCTCCCTGAAACCCATGTCAAGCATTTCATCGGCTTCATCCAACACCACCATTTTCACATCATCAAGTTTCAATGTCTTTCTCTGGAGGTGGTCCATAATTCGCCCGGGAGTACCAATTACAATGTGTACTCCTCTTCTCAATGCCTTAATCTGCCTGTCTATTGGC is a window of Methanohalophilus mahii DSM 5219 DNA encoding:
- a CDS encoding PRC-barrel domain-containing protein; this translates as MNGSAPKFLSASTIEKDKVEDLNGEDIGHIEELMIDLDFGTVAYAALSFKDKLFAVPWEALSLKEGEHRFVFHHDRSLLEESEGFDRDNWPLSNERKWLTDVYSKYGFAPYWEK
- a CDS encoding dienelactone hydrolase family protein, with the protein product MVVNEIQETVRIQMDSFILEGDLEIPEGAEGIVIFAHGSGSSRHSIRNKTVAKMLRQNKMATLLFDLLTPEEEEIDNVTAHLRFDIDLLSERLIGTTDWVLQNPATKNLNIGYFGASTGAAAALSAASKRSDKIGAVVSRGGRPDLAEKALPDVETPTLLIVGGKDYQVIDMNREALKMLNCKKELQIIPGATHLFEEQGALEEVAKVAGNWFMEYLIKD
- a CDS encoding phosphoribosyltransferase: MQIFKNRVDAGRKLAGELSEYANRRDVILLALPRGGVPVAYEIAKQLNVPMDIFLVRKLGVPENKELAMGAIASEDIRVLNQDIIRSFGISDRTIAKVAADERGELQRRERLYRGDRKRPEVKDRTVILIDDGLATGATMLAAVKALRSKNPSKIVIAVPVASLDTCKTFEREVDDIICGATPEPFYGVGAWYEEFRQVTDEEVCDMLEKSMALQKSEED
- a CDS encoding succinylglutamate desuccinylase/aspartoacylase family protein produces the protein MQPPITIAGYTIQPGTRKSIELPIPSFYTHTSASMPVHVIHGRKPGPCLLVCAAIHGDEINGVEIIRRVLAHKTINNIKGTLITIPIVNVFGFVSQSRYLPDRRDLNRSFPGSKKGSMASRLANILMIEIVEHCSHIIDLHTGAVARNNLPQIRACLVDDTETESLARAFGVPVIINTELRDGSLREAAREKNIPFLLYEAGEALRFDEVAIRAGVRGVLGVMHHLGMRTKARKRKGYETVISKSTQWIRSPKSGILRSISPLGALVKKGDLLAYVGDPLGEFETKVMSSVFGIVIGKTNLPLVHEGDAIYHIARYPEAEEVSNYIESYHDELNPLNDEIADKNNSLA
- the rimK gene encoding 30S ribosomal protein S6--L-glutamate ligase, with the protein product MKIALLSRNKKLYSTRRLIEAAEEKGHEIQVIDVLRAYMNITSHKPSIHYKGEELNDFDAVIPRIGASVTFYGAAVLRQFEMMGVFPLNESVALTRSRDKLRSLQLLSRRGIGLPVTVYASKPDDVKDMVKMVGGAPLVVKILEGTQGIGVVLAETQKAAESIIEGFMGVNANILVQEYIKESKGVDIRCFVIGGKVVASMKRQGPKGEFRSNIHRGGTATSIRITPEERSTAVRAAKIMGLNVAGVDLLRSNHGPVVMEVNSSPGLEGIESTTGKDIAGMVIDYIEKNSKFGKTRTRGKG
- a CDS encoding ATP-dependent zinc protease family protein; translated protein: MNKKEQALMLGWREWVALPELGLHAIKAKVDTGARTSALHAFDIELYRENNIDMVRFLVHPIQKNLNFYVECKTPLKDRRQVTDSGGHKEMRYVIETPVVFDTCIYPIELTLTGRDTMRFKMLLGRNALKNRVMVNPTASFMCGKLDKRSLYELYGLKPEVNE
- a CDS encoding TRAM domain-containing protein, with translation MDSSAPVEAGESYEVTIEDIAREGDGIARVSGFVIFVPNTEVGDEVTVKVTKVMRKFAFGEVV
- a CDS encoding DEAD/DEAH box helicase, with product MESLTFKDLNLSKDIERAVEDMGFEEPTPIQSQSIPYLMEGKDVIGQAQTGTGKTAAFGIPALEMLDVKSKKVQVLVLCPTRELANQVAEEMSKLAKYQNTKMLPVYGGQPIDRQIKALRRGVHIVIGTPGRIMDHLQRKTLKLDDVKMVVLDEADEMLDMGFREDIEFILSRAPGKKQTVLFSATMPKPIIKLTKKYQQNPQMVKTVHKKLTVPQIEQYYFEVKDNAKTEVLCRLIDIYNFKSSLVFCNTKKNVDKQVETLKARGYLVDGMHGDMRQAQRERVMSNFRKGEIETLVATDVAARGIDVESIEAVFNYDIPQDEESYVHRIGRTGRAGKEGVAITFAFGKDIRKIKTIQKHTNVKIVRKNVPSQSDVEDIRAEMLSQNVKKIIDYGHIGNYEHWVENLLEEDYASVDVAAALVKILLSEEKK